In the Bacteroidales bacterium genome, AACAAATCAACAGAAACAGTGAAAGAAGTTTCGTGGCTCGAGGTATTTTTGCTGACCATTAATTCGAGATTCAGTTCATGGCATCTTTCTTCTGTGATGGCGGCGCATATTAAACCTCTTCCGTATTTCGCCATAAAATTTACGGTTTCTGTTGTTGTTTTTTCTGCGGCTACAACAAAATCACCTTCATTCTCGCGACTTTCATCATCAACAACGATAATAATTTTTCCCGCTTTTATATCTTCAATTGCTTCTTTTATTTTATTAAATCTTTCTGACATCTTAATTTTAATTTGCAGCAAAGTTAATAATATTGTCATATAATAGACCTTATATAGAATAAGATTTTGTTCTATAATAAAATCTAATATTCAGTTGAATATAATTAATAAAATAAAGAAGAACCTCTCTTGGTATGTTTTCTTCTTGATGTCACACTGCTGACAGTTCGGTGTTTGTAGTCATTTGATAAAACACTTATATTTCCGTCAACTTCCAGAATGGCAAGATTAACATCGCTGATGTGCATCACACCGTGTTCGCGAACCACTTCAAGTAATTCATTTACCGATATTTTTTCTTTTCTTAAATTCTTATCATGGACTTTTCCGTTAGAAACAAGTATTACCGGTTCGCCTTCTATTAATCCGGTAAAATATTTTGAGCGGAATAATAAATACTTGAACAAATAGTTGAGAAGGAACAGAGTTGTTGCAGCCACCAATCCACCAAGTAATGAAGAATCGGAACCTACCATTGCATTTTGAACTGCATTGCTTATTAATAAAATAAAAATAAGGTCAACAACAGAAAGTTGAGCTAATTCTTTTTTTCCTAAAATTCTTATGGCAATTGTAATAAACAAGTACACCGCAGAGGAACTGATGATTATGTTTAAATAAGTATTGTTGAACATAGGTTTATTGATTTAAGATTTATAATAAATATTGTATGTAATTAAATTTTTATCTTTAAATCACAGTTTGTTGTTAAATTGTTGAATTGCTAAATTGTTAAATTTTCGTACTTCATACTTCTCACGTCTTTTTTAATCTGAATCTGTGACTAATTTATTTTTCAAAATTAAAAAAATATAATTAAAACTTTACTTCATCAACTTTTAACTTTTTAATTATCTTTGTGGAAATTTAAATTTTAATCAATTGTCCGATATTATTCATTTATTGCCCGATTCTGTTGCCAACCAGATTGCCGCAGGTGAAGTTATTCAACGTCCATCTTCTGCTGTTAAGGAGTTGCTTGAAAACGCTATTGATGCGGGCGCAACCGAAATAAAAGTAATTATTAAAGACGCAGGCAAAACATTAATACAGGTGATTGACAATGGTTGCGGAATGTCCGGAACTGATGCGAGGATGTGTTTTGAACGACATGCAACTTCAAAAATAAAAACGGCAGATGACATATTCGAAGTTCGCACAATGGGTTTCAGAGGAGAAGCACTTCCTTCAATTGCTGCAATTTCTCAAGTCGAATTGAAAACAAAAAGAATTGATGATGATTTGGGAACCTTTATTATTATTGAGGGTTCTGAAGTTATGAAACAGGAAAATTGCAGTTGTAACAACGGAACGTCAATTGCTATAAAAAATCTTTTTTATAATACACCCGCAAGAAGAAAATTTCTGAAGAACGATACAATAGAATTGTCGCATATAATTGAAGAATTTCAGAGAGTAGCTTTAATAAACTATAATATTTCTTTTACATTACATTCGAACAACAAAGAGATTTTTCATCTCGAAAAAAATAATTTCAAACAAAGAATTGTTTCCATCTTCGGTTCGGGCTGTAATAACCGCATATTGCCACTTGAGGAAGAAACATCAATTGCAAAAATCTACGGATTTATTGGTAAACCCGAATTTGCAAAAGCTAAAAGAGGAGAACAATATTTTTTTGTTAACAATAGATTTGTTAAACATCCTTACTTGCATCATGCTGTTCAAAAATCGTTTCTGGATTTAATTTCAACAGATAAATTTCCATCTTACTTTTTAAACATTGTTGTAAACCCTAAAATTATTGATGTAAACATTCATCCCACAAAAACAGAAATAAAATTTGAAGATGAAAAAATAATGTATTCACTAATGTTGTCGGCGGTAAAACAGGTGATAGGAAAATTTCATCTCGCACCAATGCTTGATTTTCAGGCGGAAAATATTTCTGCAATTCCACATATTCCTGCTAATACCCCTATTGTTAACCCCGGAATAAACATAAATACTGGTTACAATCCTTTTATTACTGAAAAGAAAACTGCTCAAAAGAATGAGGAAATTAATGCTGAGAAATCGTTTTATCAGGAAAAACAAAATCTTAAAAACTGGGAAAAGCTGTATCGGGTAGCAACCGAAACTAAAGAGAAAACCGAAACTAAAGAGAAAACCGAAACTGCACAGCAGTCAATAAGTACTGGAAACAATTTTAATATTCCTGAAGTTACCGATAAAAATATTTTTCAACTTCATAATAAATATATTCTGGCGCATGTAAAGTCAGGACTCATGGTTATTGACCAGCAAGCTGCACATGAAAGAATACTTTATGAAAAATTTCTGAATTCATTTAAAAATCATGCAACAAACTCACAGCAATTGCTTTTTCCTAAAACAATTGAATTATCATCTGCTGATTTTGAAATTGTATCAATATTAAAAGAAGACCTTCAAAACTTAGGTTTTGAAATCGGCGATTTCGGAAAAAATTCATTAATTGTTTACGGTGTTCCAGTTGAAGTTCTAAACGATGATATCGAAAAGCTTTTTGAGGAAATAATAGGGCAGTATAAAATAAATTCATCGGTTTATGCCGAAAAATATGAAAATCTGGCTGCATCACTCGCAAGAAAAGCTTCGGTGAAATATGGTAAATCCCTTTCGCAGGATGAAATGCTGGGGTTGATAGAGCAGTTGTTTTCATGCGAAATTTCGGGTTACTCACCTTCGGGAAAAATAACTGCGACAATAATTAATATTGAAGAAATAGATAATAAATTTATAAAAAAATAAATTTAAAATGGACTATTATCGACCACAACAATTCAGAATACTTCCGCCGGTTGTAAAGAATTTACTTATCATTAATGCTATTTTCTTTATTGCTACAATCAGCATGGAAAAGATGAACATTGACCTGATTGACAAACTTGGGCTTCATTATTTTAGTTCCGAAAAATTTCATCCATATCAGCTTATAACATATATGTTCATGCACGGTAGTTTTATGCATATTTTTTACAACATGTTTGCTGTATGGATGTTCGGGAGTGCAATTGAAAACGTTTGGGGAACAAGACGTTTCCTTACATTTTATATTGTAACCGGTCTTGGTGCTGCTTTTACACATTATGTTGTCGTTTATTTTGAAATGCATCCGACATTAATGGCAATAAATGATTTTCTAAATAATCCGACAAATGATAGTCTGAAAAGTTTCATGGCTTCATCAAACTTTCATATTTCTTCAGAAAACATTGCGGGAACTACAAACGAATTTATTGCAAAATATAATTTGCTTCTGAGTGAAGGCAATAAAACTGCTGCATTACAGTCGGCTGTTAACTTTATGTCGGAATATAAAACCGAATTTTTGAATGCACCTGTTGTGGTGGGTGCTTCGGGAGCTTTGTTCGGATTGCTGCTTGCATTTGGCATGATGTTTCCGAATTCTCTTATTTTTATTTATTTTTTGCTGCCTATAAAAGCAAAATACTTTGTAATTATATACGGAGCAATAGAACTATTTTCGGGATTTTCAAAAATATCTGGCGACAATGTCGCTCACTTTGCACACCTCGGAGGAATGTTGTTCGGATATTTACTTATAATATTCTGGAAAAAAAGAAATATGTATGATTGATAAATTATTGTTAATTGTTAGTTGAAAATTACATTGTAAGTGCGTGAGAATTTTATGTATGTTTGTTTCAAAATTTATAAAAATGAAAATTAATTTTAAAATAATTTTATTTTTTATCTCTTTATTTTTTATTCAGCGAACATTTTCGCAGGATACTATTTTGCTTTTAAACGGAAAACAAATTCAGTGCAAAGCAGCTTATGTAAATGAAACAAGCGTGGTATATCATAAATTGCATAAGAATGAAAAAATAAAACAAATTAATAAGGAAAAGGTATATTCTATTACTGATTCTCTCGGAAAGAAAAAAATAATATATGATAAGGATACGACGAATGGTTTTTATTTAACAAAAGAACAAATGCTCATTTTTATCAAAGGTGAACAATATGCTGCAAAAGAATGCAAATTATTTTCCTCTTTTGTATTATCATTTGCCGTTGGAGGACTTAGTGCGTATGTTCTTAAATTTTATGGTGTGCCTATGGTTGCTCTCACTCCTATTGTATTTGGCGCAATTCAAACAAAATCATACGAATCAAATCCGAATAAGAAATTGGTAAATAATGAGTTTTTTATAGAGGGATATCAGACAAAAGCAAGATATAAAAAAATTAAAAGCTCACTGATAGGAGGTATAATTGGATTTACATCTGTTGCTATAATTATTGATTTTACTACTAAATAATTTTTTTTGCATCAGGTCCCACATTAAATATAAGGTCAATAATACTTAAGTTCGGAATAAAATCATACTTCTCATCAAAAACCTGCTTGTAGTTTTTATCGGAAATATTTTTTAAAGAAAAAAAAGTTTTATCCTTAGGATTGAATGAATTCCTGTAATCGGCGGTTTCGTTTGCATATTTTTTTTCAAATAAATCCGTATGTTTTATTTCAACCTGTATTTCTAATATTCCCGTAAGCCAATTCACGAGAGTGTTATTGAAATCGAGAAGAAAAGGTTGTTTTAAGCTATAAATTGAAATTAATTTATCACTGTAAAATTCATAAAAAGGGGAATTATTATAAGCTGATTCTATTGTTTTCAAATGAGTTTTAATCCAATTTGTGTCATAAGAAATTTTTATATCTTTTGTTTGTGAATTATTTTTTCTTTCCTTCAAAGGAACACTCAAAAGTAACATTCCGTTTGATGTATAAATATAATAACGATTGCGAATAGTTTGCTTGGGAAAGGTTTCGTGTTTTTCTATAAAAATGGTTTGGTGTTTTGCCATGAGCCGAAAATACTGAACCGGCGGAAGAAATGCAGTTGGAAAAATTGCTTGAATTTTATTATTAGATTGTTCCATTTTTTAAAAAGTGCGAAACGGGATTTATAAATATTGAAATTTGAGTTAAGTATTCTTGTTTAATTTCCGGTTAGGACAGATTATTTTTTTGCCACCAAAACACAAAATCACCAAAGCCCACCAAAATATAATTCATTATGTATGTTAGTTTTAATAAAACATTTTTCAATATGAAATAATTTAATTACTAACTTTGCCTTTTTTCTTTGTAAAATTAATAATTTTTAAGTAGTTATAAACATAAATTATTATGCGAAGCTCAAATGAATTTACATTGAAGGAAGCAATTGAGAACATGTTGAGAGAGTTTAAAATTAAACATAAAATTTTTGAAATACAACTTCGTGATTCATGGGAAAAAGTAATGGGAAAAACAGTTTCGACACGA is a window encoding:
- a CDS encoding YetF domain-containing protein, which gives rise to MFNNTYLNIIISSSAVYLFITIAIRILGKKELAQLSVVDLIFILLISNAVQNAMVGSDSSLLGGLVAATTLFLLNYLFKYLLFRSKYFTGLIEGEPVILVSNGKVHDKNLRKEKISVNELLEVVREHGVMHISDVNLAILEVDGNISVLSNDYKHRTVSSVTSRRKHTKRGSSLFY
- a CDS encoding rhomboid family intramembrane serine protease, with product MDYYRPQQFRILPPVVKNLLIINAIFFIATISMEKMNIDLIDKLGLHYFSSEKFHPYQLITYMFMHGSFMHIFYNMFAVWMFGSAIENVWGTRRFLTFYIVTGLGAAFTHYVVVYFEMHPTLMAINDFLNNPTNDSLKSFMASSNFHISSENIAGTTNEFIAKYNLLLSEGNKTAALQSAVNFMSEYKTEFLNAPVVVGASGALFGLLLAFGMMFPNSLIFIYFLLPIKAKYFVIIYGAIELFSGFSKISGDNVAHFAHLGGMLFGYLLIIFWKKRNMYD
- the mutL gene encoding DNA mismatch repair endonuclease MutL, with translation MSDIIHLLPDSVANQIAAGEVIQRPSSAVKELLENAIDAGATEIKVIIKDAGKTLIQVIDNGCGMSGTDARMCFERHATSKIKTADDIFEVRTMGFRGEALPSIAAISQVELKTKRIDDDLGTFIIIEGSEVMKQENCSCNNGTSIAIKNLFYNTPARRKFLKNDTIELSHIIEEFQRVALINYNISFTLHSNNKEIFHLEKNNFKQRIVSIFGSGCNNRILPLEEETSIAKIYGFIGKPEFAKAKRGEQYFFVNNRFVKHPYLHHAVQKSFLDLISTDKFPSYFLNIVVNPKIIDVNIHPTKTEIKFEDEKIMYSLMLSAVKQVIGKFHLAPMLDFQAENISAIPHIPANTPIVNPGININTGYNPFITEKKTAQKNEEINAEKSFYQEKQNLKNWEKLYRVATETKEKTETKEKTETAQQSISTGNNFNIPEVTDKNIFQLHNKYILAHVKSGLMVIDQQAAHERILYEKFLNSFKNHATNSQQLLFPKTIELSSADFEIVSILKEDLQNLGFEIGDFGKNSLIVYGVPVEVLNDDIEKLFEEIIGQYKINSSVYAEKYENLAASLARKASVKYGKSLSQDEMLGLIEQLFSCEISGYSPSGKITATIINIEEIDNKFIKK
- a CDS encoding WbqC family protein, which produces MEQSNNKIQAIFPTAFLPPVQYFRLMAKHQTIFIEKHETFPKQTIRNRYYIYTSNGMLLLSVPLKERKNNSQTKDIKISYDTNWIKTHLKTIESAYNNSPFYEFYSDKLISIYSLKQPFLLDFNNTLVNWLTGILEIQVEIKHTDLFEKKYANETADYRNSFNPKDKTFFSLKNISDKNYKQVFDEKYDFIPNLSIIDLIFNVGPDAKKII